The Bombyx mori chromosome 14, ASM3026992v2 DNA segment agtcaaccaaaggtagtgcagagtaaatagtggtaggtgcaatgaaatttatattaggctacgaatacatacaaaaaaagtatatctacatatatacaaaatcaaatatacatatacatacatacatatatgtgggAATATTTAGGTGTAACCATTGGCCACACCGACCTGACAGATGACAGATGGTGCATGAAGTATAAGTGACAGATTGATTAAGACGAAATAAGAAAAGACGTATATTTTTGTGAactgatgattaaataaaatttaacaaattcgcTAATTTCATTGTGCACCGCGATCCCACAAAACTTtgggggctcgtccgggatCGAAATCGACATCAAGATCGGTGATCAgtgtacaaaagttgcgaaCAAAGACTACGCACACGGGAAAAAGTGAGGGTATTTTCACATTTCAAATTTCACGTGAAGACGTTTACAAAGAATTCTATTGATAGTAAAATGCCTCGGAAGGGTGCTAAAGAAGACGAAGAATGCTTTGCTGAACCTGCTCCACAAATTTCCTTCTGCGAATTAGAAAAATCTATGACTGCATTTTCTGGTGACGATGCATACGGCGTGGATATATTTATAAAGGATTTTGAAGATATCGCTAATCTCATGCAATGGACGGGTATTGAAAAACTGATCTACGCAAAAAGGCTTTTGAAGGGGACAGCAAAATTGTTCCTGAGATCTTTGACTGGTACGACTACATGGGAACTTTTGAAAACGGGATTAAAAGAGGAATTTGGACTACATCTGAATAGCGCAGCCATTCACAAGACCATATCAAATAGGAAGATGAAACCAGGTGAAACCtaccaacaatattttttgcaacTCAAAGAACTAGCAGTACTCGGAAATATTGAAGATGACGCCCTAATGGAATACATCATTGATGGCATCCCTGacaatgaaatgaataaaactaTACTATATGGAGCTTCCAACATCAAAGAATTTAGGAAAAAACTTGATTTATATGCTGAAATAAAGAAGAAATGTCGAACGTCAAACAAAGCTTATAATCAATCAACAACATCCAAGCCTACAACATCTGGATGGAAGAAACCATTACCTAAGAAGAGATGTTTCAACTGCGGAGACCTAGATCATGAATCTTCAGGCTGCTCTAAAGGAATAAAGTGCTTCCGTTGTAATGACTTTGGACATAAGTCAACTGACTGTCccaaaaatataaagaagactctagaaataaaatgtaacaagAAGAATGATAGCCAAGCACCCTACAAAGAAGTTATGATCAATAATGTTATGGTAAAATCACTTATTGACACTGGCAGTGATGTGAACCTAATGAATGAATCTACATTTACTCAAATACATGGCGACACGTGTAACTACCATCCTGATTTAGTACAAAGCTTGACAGGCATTGGTGACTGTGAGGTACATACAAGAGGCTCATGTACTCCAAGAATTGAGATTGATGGTTGCCAATGTGAAGCAACGTTCTATATCATCGAAGATGACAAAATACCAGTTGATGTAATAATAGGGAACCCAATATTACAGGACATAGAACTCAGTTTTAAGTCTGGTGTTATTTCTGCTAAAAGAATTTTACAACTCACAATGTTAGAGGATCAGGCTGAGGAACCAATGATTATAggaaatttcaaatataaagaTCAGATTGAGAAAATACTGACAGAATATGACCCTGGAAAATGTTGTAAAGAATCCAAAGTTGAATTAAAGGTATTAGAAAAAGAACATTATGATGACTTTATGATTGAAGCTGGAATATTATGGAAAATAAAAGatggaaaaaaattaatggtggtacctaagaaaatgcaaaatgaaattattagaaaaaatcatGACAAGGGACATTTTGGATTAATTAAAACAGAAGAGTTGATTTCCAGAAACTATTACTTTGAAAACATGAAAGATAAGATCAAATCAGTATTAGAACACTGCATAGagtgtattttaatttcacataaAAAGGGAAAATCCGTAGGTTTTCTGCATGCCATAGACAAAGGAGACATACCACTATCTACTTACTATATTGACCATTTGGGACCGTTGACATCAACAAATAAGAATTACAAGTACATATTCACAGTTGTATGTGATGTGTGTGTTGTATATGATGAAACCTTGGGTTGCTGATGCTGTCGAGTACGAATCATCTGGGACAGACGACTGAGCAGGACGGCCGTGTGGGAATATTTAGGTGTAACCATTGGCCACACCGACCTGACAGATGACAGATGGTGCATGAAGTATAAGTGACAGATTGATTAAGACGAAATAAGAAAAGACGTATATTTTTGTGAactgatgattaaataaaatttaacaaattcgctaatttcattgtgcaccgcgatcccacatatatacatacatacatacatataatagtttatacagtattaaaaggaatatattaataaataataattacttatatattattatgtcgtggataacgacttttagtaatattaagacggtggttttgattattattttaaatgatgaaatgttgttttgataaatatcacaaaatgaagggtagactccgtaacgccacagtataaaatggcggtacgtggatagggtcgtggcattcgtgtcagacagtgattccgtccgtctcagcagtgagtctctgacagtcagtcagtcagtcagtcagtcagtcagtcagtcggtctgtcggtatgtgcaacgaaactgtcggtttatcctgtcattgtgaaagttgtgtgtgttgagtttcaataattattattcaaaaggtttgattgactttttataaactgagttcatccaaatacgagtgatgacggaacctaccgctcagccatccctgacgtgtgctgacatatatattaatgatatagttcaaattacttttaaatttttttttcgcatttagcaataaattatatcattattcttttttatgtaataaacgTGAAATAAAAAGGTATAATTCGTTTTGGGAGATACCGATAATGGGGAGATCTTCCAcaatacaagttttttttttttttgccattgtaggcagacgagcacacggcccacctgacgatgagtggttacggtcgcccatggacttcatcaaTGTCAGGAGAGCCAAAccactgcctaccataaagttcttctccgcaagccttgtttgaagaaggacatgtcatagtgctcggaaaacaccgtggaggggagctcattccaaagccggatggtacgtggcaaaaaagatctttggaaacgcactgtcgatgaacacatcggttccagataatatgcacgaactctgctccgatggcgggaggtgcgatgataaaaaggagatgaggggatcatctcgaataattcctcagtaAAATTGCTCTGTAGACAGACGGTTCAAATGTTGTTTTTCGAAACTTTTATTTCTGTAAGTTTATCTTGATAATGTCGCtggtgagattcaggcatccgtcaaatatatttttgttctaCCATGACTAGGTACtccaacaatatttttaattacaagtaTGACTACGGGTCGTAAAAGCCAAAGAAAATGTTATGTTTTAATGGTAGAATGTGGTTTTGATATAATATTACAACATATAGGTGATTAGCCTTAAGAATCATACTTTACTTTGAGTAAACTAAAATATGATAATTCATATCTGATTATTGGAATCGTCTGAGATAACGAATCAGTCTTAGAAATGAGATCAGGCGAAGATGGAGACGGAAGGTGAGAATATGATACAACTGAAATCTGAATCTTGAATAGTTACTGTAGTTACTGTATAGTGTATAGGTAAACGAAGTAATGTCTGTCCTGGTGCTaagtggacttttttttttgctgcagCATAGCGTCTGGCCCCTAAGTGGGGCAATGTAACACCCTCTTTTAAATGGAGAGAAGACTGACGCTCCCAACTGGAGTGCGGACCCCTGAGGGGGCACCCGCCAGACAGACTAGAGGCATGTGCGAAGAGGCTGGTGAAACCCAGCTACAAGGGGGACTCTCATAGGTCCTCACCTGCCTTACAGCCGATGAGGATCTTTAACTCCGAACGATCTTTGGGGGTACCAAAAGCTCCCGTGACAACGCCTTTcaatcaggtggtctggcgtgcagcggggtaatgttgtggagatgctcatgggggCCGTTTTCGGCTTATTCGTACATGTTACGGGTGAGCCTAATCACGAACTGCCTGAGCGACTCTACACCTACCGACgataacgtcatttctgacgtaccgcccggccccgacgatatTACGGAGGGcaagattctgctgggcctgcagCTTAGATCGCTGAGACGCAGACAACAGCTGGTACCGGGCCGCAGCAGCGTATATGAGGCGGGAACAGACGTATGTCTGGTAAATGGCGAGCTTAATCCTGGTCGGGAGCCCGGATGCCAACACCGGCCGCAACATGCACCTGGCTGCGCTCGCCGATCCGATAATTCGGTTAGCGTGCGCCGCCATGCTCAACGCGCGAACAACGTCACACCCGAGGTACCGGACCTTTGGCTTAAATTTCGGTAATCATGTTAACTCTTTCATCCTTTTATGCAATAACTAAATCAATAACCTAAACTTCTCAAAGCATTATATAAAAGTGACATTCAACTTTTTGTCTGACTAAAGTACGGCTTACACAATGTCCAACTTTGagaatatcaataaataaatataatacctaaacttttgtataaaataaacttaaaacaaacaaatgaatccgtccgacgggggacacatcaaaggtaaaataaaattgttttatttatttaattccgagcattttcatatatctaccttttaaaccttccctggacttccacgaataattcaagaccaaaattagccaaatcggtccagccgttctcgagttttagcgagactaacgaacagcaattcatttttatataaatagatttattcgtaattatacttttttttgagAAGCGCGCAGTTTTCTGTAACTCTACAACGAGAGGCATCGTTTGCGTATAGGCTATAACCCATatatatacagggtggcccacaAAGGGTGGTATATTATGtcgaaaactgtaaataatggatacgacaaaacaaaaatatttccaaGTAGTAATTAGTCTTGAAAATAAAGAGTAGTTGAGCATAACGAACAcacaggggcacagccaagccgcggTCTACTGTAGCTAACCTGATGCCACCATTCCGACAGAATTACGATAGCggaacacttttttatttttattgtcttgatgggtggacggtttcacagcccacctggtgttaagtggttaccggagcccataggcatctataacgtaaatgcgccactttagatataagttctaaggtctcagtatagttacagggTTCAAAGTATTGGTAtacctaaataattaatttaattaccaaCGTAATTTGTCCACTATTTtagattgttttattaatataaagaaataaatgaaacGATTGTTTAACCtctaaagtaatttttattatgtctacgactttaaaaaaactaagaaaaacTATAACCATTTATGTTTCTTTATTCTCAACTCAAAACATCATCGTCATAATGTGTTTGTTTCCCGAATTATGGAAAGATAAACAAACAAGATTATTGTAATGattcaatataaataattgaaacacaAATTAAGTATTTTCTATGAAGTTTACTTATTGTCCAGCGCGTCTGTTGAAGTTTCTCGCAGCGAATCTGGCTCCAACTTTGATGGCTTCCCAGGTCTCGAAGCCAGCCTGGAGAATGAAGTCGGGCTCGACCAGGAATCCTTGTACTGTACTCGTGATTCCTCTGTATGAGGGCAATTCAAATGTGTAGCTGAATGGAACGCCAGTGACCATGGCGTAGTCGCTTGACCCACCGGAAGCCATGTAAAGAACCATGGCAACATTGCCGACAATGTAGTTTCTATTCTGAGGCCATTTCACAGCATCGATAGCCTGGGCCATTTGTACTCCGAGATAATTGACGGCCAACGCATTAGGAGGAAGCTGTCTGTTGCCGTAACCATATAAGACCATGCTGCCAAAACTGTGGATGTCAATATACAACTCCAATCTGTTCCTGTGCGCATGCAGAATGTCACGGACGATGGCGGACTCGGGTTCGGAGAAAGCACGGCGCCCATGGAAGGTGTCAGAGCAGGGGTTGGTGCTGGACGCGGTTCCCCAGAATATGTCAAAGTTACGATTCAAATCGACCCCCATGCAAAAGGAGTTGCGGGCGCGGTTTTTGCGCCAGAAGCGTGCCTATAaaagaaatgtaataaaattactttcgataataaattcctttttaatacgcttctattagcttcagacgtgtatgcatgtttgtaacggaatctttgaacatgattttgaaccccttcaaaacgaaatgaaatttggtatacttattaaggaccgatgacaagtcaatattaaaaaaaaatattgaaaaaatttaaattcaactaaaaaattaaaaataaataatagtttaaaatactaaaaaaataggctcttatagaaaatccaactaaaaaatagaatataaattttaataaatttgaattaaaaatagtgtaagaaaaaaatattttattgtaaaaagcgtggggtgcatggtatcagtagttataaatattttatgaacagatataagtaaagggttattttgataatatcctaaaaagcaccccatgtcttttttacaataaaatcattttttcttacactatttttaattcaaatttattaaaatttactttctattttttagttggattttctataaaagcgtatttttttagtttttttaaactattatatatttattacagatTCCTGTACGAATTAGTGTaaaggcaacaaaaaatataactcTATTTATGATTAGCATTAACTAGGTACCAGTTGAAATGGAAGAGAAATCGATGTTTAAAGTCACTAACTTCATTATTATCTCGATCATAAAGAACAACTTACACTAGTATGAGAATGTTCGTATCCATCAGGGTTGGCGATTGGCAAGATGATCCAGTCGATATCGTTAACTAGATCCCTTTCAGTGACGTCGATAACCAACTTCTCAATAGCATAGAGCGTTGCTGGAAGTGTTACCCATTCTCTGGCGTGCAGAAGAGACTGGAGCATTACTACCGGTTTTCTGGTGTCCTAAAAGTATTTTAGAAGCAAATGAAATTCGAATtacaaataacattattatgacCATTTTGTTCTATATCTAATTTAACTAACCTGAAAATTTGTCGTGGAAATCGTAATGTACTTAATATCTCTGCCTTCAACACTCCTGCCTGCTGAGAAGACGCGAACATTGGGATAGGTGTTGGCCAAGTCCACAAGATACCGGTCGACCTGCGATCATTAAGTGGACATTACTAAACTATTACTCTctctactctataaaaaaaaaagatctgtggtgtcgtaggacaccggataggaacgaagttccttattataaaaatattaattttaagttttatcgaggtataaagaaaataatcatTCGGGTATACatgttttattatgattttattattgataaaataaagatattccaaaacaagttaatatacactaaaaacaataatcatcgaaatcggttggcgtgctattgagttattgagttatttatctatttgtcgcgcacgtacttaatgcaaatttaaggcttatatggttttctcatggataccattatcagaactggactaaattgaaatgagaccacacggaaagcgtcagctttctaataaaaaaagaatcatcaaaatggATTCACCTAGTCAAAAGTTAttaggtaacaaacataaaatcttacgttacggacgttttttcacggttagggtacccctccgcatcgtcccataaggaacttcgttccaaaaacgttACAAAAATTTTCAATCAGCGTGTTGCTGTTCATATAAAAACCTACTCACCACTGCGTATCTGTGGATAACGTCGAAGGACAGTCCGGGGAGAGATCTGGATCTATTGCTACGAGCAGCAGCAACTTCTAACAATGAATCTTCTAAGTCTAATTTCCTGGAAGATAAGATCTTGACTTAATATAAATCTTCCTTAATCAGTTTACACATCTAAGTTTTACACGTCTATGCCCACAGTTGGCCACTATTGGATATAGGTCTAAACTACACCACCGAGACCAGTTTTCGGCTCTCTCATTGGTTTCCTTTAGTCGACCATTCGTAAATTATCTCTCCACCTGGCCAGGGAACGCCCCCCACTAAATTTGTCGGTGCGTGGCCTTCATTCAAGAAGCCATCAGTTCCAGCGATCGTCGGTTCTACATATTTGTCTAATCTACTGCCATTAAGTTTGCCAACTCTATGAACTATGTCcatgactttagttctctgtcaAATTACTACATTACAGATTTTATTCTTCAGAGAAAATCCAAACAAAGCTCATTCCATAGGACTTTGAGCGaccttaaaataataaactagcAGCACCGTAAGAGTCCAATCATCACCATTAAGTTTGAAAACTTTTGTATTCAAGCACTGTGGAATGGGGTGGATAAGACTCTTCGTTGTTTGCCAAACATTGCCCAGTCCCGCTAAATCCCCTTTCTAGCTCtcctttaaattattttacccaACAAAAAGCTCTGCCCAAACTAGTCATATACTTGAACAATTTCAGCTTCTACATATttcgtatataataatatactaattGAAAGCCTTACACCCAAAACTTTACTCGGCTTAATCaatcaattattatttgaattgaTGTGTAAACGCTGGTGATGTcttatgttattataaattataatttgcgtatttactagtggtaggacctcttgtgagtcagcgcgggtgggtaccaccaccctgcctatttctgccgtgaagcagtaatgcgtttcggtttgaaaggtggggcagcctttgtaactatacgtgagaccttagaacttatatagcacctcatttcggatcctcccgatccactaacggtgcttttaggtaactcaagcaccggtcaccgttctcgtcgaaccagtcgcttgcgacgaagggctcgacgagtaagttaaccctcagacacagcccactgagtttctcgccggatcttctcagtgggtcgcgtttccgatccggtggtagattctgcgaagcacggctcttgctagggttcgtgttagcaacgtcctcaggtttgagccccgtgagataagctaagttaaggttccgctgaagtagcctctcaaggctatcagcttaggtagaacaaaaaaaaaaagaaaaaaaagtaggtgGATGATAATTAAGATGAATATATGAGGGTTCAAAGCATACAAAGTAGGTATATCTTGTAAATTCTAGAGGAGTCGTAGAAAATACGATGTCGGTGGTACTATGAACAAATTGAGGATCTTAGAAGAAGGAAACAGATTTCACCCATATATAACTAGTTTGGAAACAAAAGCTGCTAATTGTGTCATAACTAATTCTACGCGGCTACaaagaacttttcttttaattatcgaCGCGCTCGAAAAGTTCGCATCCAAAAGTTTAACTTCAACGTAACTTACTCTTTAATGTTCTCCACTTCCAAAGAATAAGTAATTCCCGCAGCAGCAAGCTCTTCTTGGAACTGTTCCTTCAGGTGACCTGGAACGAGGATCTGTCCCGGTCTACCAGGGTAGGCGTAAACCCAGACATCCAGGTTGTATCTGGTCTGAATCTCTTCAAGAAGTTGGGTTTGCTCGACGAATTCCACGTTGACTTGGTAAAGACCATGGCTGCGAACGGaagtttttttaacaaatatctaattaaaaaaaagctaaagaCATTTGTCTCGAGAATTCGTTAATCTGACCCCCCAAAACTTAAGTGTGTTTAGTACTAGTTTAGTAATTAAAAGTTAACCTCAAAGAATTTACAGTTATTTAGTCAGTTCAAGATAACATAGCATCGCTGTCTCTATGAGCGACTGGTACTACTTATCATcaagtggaccgtatgctcgtctacctacaaagacAAAAGGCAAAAggatgaagaaaaaaataaaatacctaaagatAAAGATTAAATTATAGACACATTgtagagcccactgagtttctcgccggatcttctcagtgggtcgcgattccgatccggtggtagattcagcgaagcactgctagggctagtgtttgtAAACTCTcttaagttgagcccgtgagctcagctacccgACTGGGCGGAAGGgaacaaacataataatattatattagagGGGAAATTGACAGGATATTCGATACTATCTTAAGTTACGTTATCGTAATAATATGATGACAAAGTACAGACAATCGAAACTTTATTGATGGATATTACATCGTATCGTTCAATATTAGACGGACAGATTAATTGTCTGCAATCGCACGATATTTACTTGCGCCGATTTTAAcagtatagattatatttaaCCTCACCCATCATATAATTCGTGTTTCGCAAAAGCGAAATGAAACACG contains these protein-coding regions:
- the LOC101745066 gene encoding carboxypeptidase B, whose translation is MKQFSLILCVVFHFAFAKHELYDGHGLYQVNVEFVEQTQLLEEIQTRYNLDVWVYAYPGRPGQILVPGHLKEQFQEELAAAGITYSLEVENIKEKLDLEDSLLEVAAARSNRSRSLPGLSFDVIHRYAVVDRYLVDLANTYPNVRVFSAGRSVEGRDIKYITISTTNFQDTRKPVVMLQSLLHAREWVTLPATLYAIEKLVIDVTERDLVNDIDWIILPIANPDGYEHSHTSARFWRKNRARNSFCMGVDLNRNFDIFWGTASSTNPCSDTFHGRRAFSEPESAIVRDILHAHRNRLELYIDIHSFGSMVLYGYGNRQLPPNALAVNYLGVQMAQAIDAVKWPQNRNYIVGNVAMVLYMASGGSSDYAMVTGVPFSYTFELPSYRGITSTVQGFLVEPDFILQAGFETWEAIKVGARFAARNFNRRAGQ